The nucleotide sequence ATGTGCTCTGGTACAAGAAGACCTCCGATACAAGACATACTGTACTTAAAGAcaatacacatcaaaatttgaTTCATGCCTCACAGAGGTTTTTAATCTCAAAcacaccaaaaataaaattgtgcatttcatcgaacaaaaaaaaatggcgggagACTCGCCAGGGTGCGAGGCTCGTCTAAGTTACGAGCGACCAATGACGAGTTACCTCCAGCCCTGGAGCCGTTCACCGTCGGGGAGCCGTAAACGCCGCCGGGCCAGTCCGTCGTCACGCAGAACTGGTGGTGCCTGTACTTGGGCTCCGAGTACAAGATCACCGACGAACCCTTCGGCGCGAACCCGTACTGTTGACATGCGCCAAGGAGCAAGTCTTGAGACCCACGGGAACAGCATTAACACCCACAACTGTCAAGGTGCAGAGCTGAAAGGTGAGGGTGAAGGTAGCTTTCCACCGTTTTCACGGAGAAGTGTTTATGGATGACGGTGCCTTCTAATTCACTGCTGGTTAGATACTACTTTTATTTAACTGAGCTATAGGCTCCTGCGAatccttttattttttatattgaattgaacatttttttaaatcaaatttattcatatagatgaacatatttttttttacacttaacaTAAGAGTTaagtataatgaaaaaaataacaaacccgtcaatgtaaattttaagttttaaaaaagttttgtgGATCAAACTGTTTATCcataaaaatagaatatttttattcatttttaattataatctctggttttttgttacatataaaaaagtACTAATTTTGACACACTAAAATAAAAGTGCACTAATCATGCAAAAGCGACAACTATACGATGAAACATGTTTTATGTCATGATGCAGAAAACCAATCCAAAATGTCACTAAATCTTTTTTAGCTTCATACATGTTACcatttataattcaaatattttgtgAATGGGTCCCACTGGGTGTATctattataacaaataattttaaaagttattcctttttaaatataaaaatggaatattaaattattcacgaaaatagaatattttttgaaGACTTGGAGACCACTACTGAGTTCATTGAAGGTTGATAGTTACAGACAGTAACACACAACACTTATCGGGGTTATCGAGGAACTTTTCCGCCATGGACTGTTCCGAGCAACAATCCCAGCATTCGCCCGGCGTTATCTCGGGAAACTCCGGAAACAGGAACCAGGATGGCCGTATGAAATTTTAACACGACCATTCCGGAATTTTTCCGCGAGTGGAAAAGTGGCGGACGTTACCATGAGATTGTGGGTTTTCTTCTGGGTCCTCCCCATTCCCCTCCACCCCCAGTCAACACTCCATTCTCATCTCATGACGCCGATATCGACGCAACCTTAAGCTCCAACTTATTCAATCATTCTTCACCCCTCCAGAACGCGAACCCAGTTTCTCGCCACAGCACCCCTACGCTCGTCGATGCTCAAACACAAGAATCATGCCAGTGAAGTTTTGTAATAGGACCAGCCAAACACTGCCCCTCAGCACGGGCCACTAAAACCTAAGCGAATCAAGGCTGCTGAAGCCTGCTCCTAAGGAACATAATGGACCAGATACGTTTACCCATTTCTTAAAGCCCTGTACGTAAAACGAGAGAAATGGTAGACTACCAACTTCGAAGTCAAAGTGCCCCCCCACCCCTCCGACTGCAATAGGCAGCGCGCAGGAAAGCGAGACGTGCCTTGTGTGTGTCGGCCGATATGCTGGTGACGCCGGGCACGGCGAAGTCGAAGGGCGGCACGCTGTAGCCCGCGCGGCGCATGAAGGCGATCACGAAGCCCCCGAGGCACGCGTCCACGTGGACCGGGACACGCTTGCGCAGCCCCAGCGCTGCCACGGCCTCTATGTCGTCCATCGTGCCGTACGGGAAGTTGGGCGTCGAGCCCACCAGCTGGGGCACAACACACAACACAGCGACGTCACCTTTACGTCAGTTTACGTCGTGGCATTCGTAGAGGAAAATTAACTACAGAAAAACCCTCTTACGTTTCCATTTGAAGATGTATTCttacaaataaatttgaataaccCTGCCCTTGAcccatgagtttttttttcttctttgcgATATAAATTTCATTTAGTCCCAACATCTCATCAAGGTCAAGATCAGAGGCTGTAAACGCACGACAAAACCCAACAGTGATAAAGGTGAAGGACTCGAACGTGACTTATGGTAAAGAGCCATCCCGGCTTCGCCTGGCGTGAATAAGTACGGGAAAACGTGGAAAACCGAACTCAAGACGATCGGTCTGGGATTCGAACCAGCGTTTTCCGGAATGAGAGCCCAGTGTCTTCCCACTGTGTCAAGTTACGTAGTCCTTTAAAAAGACTTAtcaagtataaatatttattccAGTATAGTCTTGACTAACAGAGTTAAATTGGACTATGCTTCCTCGGAACAGCAAAATCTCGGATAAAATGTatagaattataaaaaatgtgATGGTTTTCAGTTGGCCAAATTATATCAATTCtaaagataataaaatttaagCTTTTCTTCAGTATAAATGCCTTCATGTCACTCCAGGATTTGCCCAAACAGTGCAAGTGGAATTCTAAAGGATATTTTTCTTGAGGTTTTTGTCAACAGTCAGATTATATTCTAGATCCTCAAGCAAATTAATCAAAAGTCTTTGCTGGATAATAAGGAACCTCGGTTAATCAAAGATTGttttaaggctaagatccatagttttgcagccaccagggaaattatttctcccatgaatatcattGTAGGTAAACAAACGTAATAGACATAGTTTTGTAAAGAaagctttgaatttttaaaatatgatggaaaaaaattctaaaaaaattattttttataaaaactgtacAAGGCTTTTACTTTGCACACAATGTAAATGAAGTATCCTGAACAATTCTAAGTTGCTTAAATGTTTACAtaccgtacagaatttaaattacatgaatttaaaacttgttatttaaCCGACACGTGAAGCTCAAGCAACGAACGAATGATGTGTGAGTTCAGCATtacgccgctagatgtcaggcaTGATAGTTTAGAGTTTGCTTGATAGATGTCCCAACTATTGTTCTGGAGTTCTGgatgaaaaacatttgtttttgaaAAGATCGAcgtttgtaaatattgtgtgtaatttagtgtatagtgtttgaaacatttgtaaaatttttttttaaattttaaaaatgtttcaaacactatacactaaattacacgcaatatttacaagtccaaacatgtACATTCAAAAACGTGTTGACGGAGCAGTACTTCGCCGGCGCCCTCACCAGGATGGTGTTCCGGGAGACGGCCCGCCGCATGGCCCCCACGTCCACCTTGTACGTCTCCGGGTCGACGGGCACATGCGTGATGCGGATCCCGAGGTACAGCCCCGCCTTGTCGAAGGCAGGGTGCGCCGTGGTCGGCAGGACGATCTCCGGGTGCTTGATGCCCCACTCCTCCCGGGCGTAGTCGCGGTACGCCTTGCAGGCCATCAGGATGGACTCCGTCCCGCCCGTCGTCATCTTCAACACGAGAGACCGGCATCGTGGAGCACACGGCACACAACACCCGCAAGTACTTCCACGACTACGGCCATGtgctgttttttaaataaaaccttgTTTGCATTCAAAATATGTTAAGATTTTACCCAAAGTTTTATGActaatatatataacaaaaatgcCAATGTTATTACGACCAAAATCTTAAATCTTCAAAAGTTCTTCACTAATAacattgaaattttgacacaaagttaaaattattatttttttacgttccTATGTCACATTTGTGACAGGAAACAAgatgatataaaaatatatagtaaacaaataaaaataattgaatgtttgtgtgttctaTCTTCTGTTTTGTCAAGATAAATACATATAAtgataggaagatatagacatagagaggGAGCTATACAGATATATAGATTGAGATgtaaacagaaacaaaaaaaataaataaataaagagatAGTGATATGGATAAACATATGCTTTGTATATGTTAACCTACTTTcaaacaaattgcaaaaaaaaattgaaagaggcatagcaacacTTGCCAAGCATTAGCTAGTACACAATAAAAGTACACATTATAGTTAATATCATGATAGGGTTAACGTCGGCCGCAATGACGTTCTAGCATTAAAACAGTGTGATGTTGATGGACAGACACGCGGTGGAAACCTACTACGAGCGCCTGCACGTCGAGTGACGTCGCAGGAAGGCACAGGGCCGCGCCAGCGCAGGCCGCTCGAGCCACTGACCGTGCCGCAGGACGCCGGCCCGCCGTGGAACAGCTCGGCCGTCATGCGCACCACCTCCGCCTCCATCTTGCACACGCCGGGGAATATGTCCGGGTGGAGGGGGTTGGTGTAGGACGCCAGGCCGTACACGTCCGTCAGCAGCCGGATGAGGCCTTCGTCGAAGTAGTAGACCGCCCCGGAGACGTAGCCGTCCTGCCAGCGGTAGTCACCTGGAACAAAGGGCGCGCCTGGCGTGGCCACATCGTGCCGTCTCCCGATAGTTCCTGACTCCATGTTGTAGATGATGAAACATGAGACGAGAGTGGCACTGACAAAATGAAACTATcgcagggagggagggggggggggggttgcagtaCCCGAGGAAACCCAACGACACACTGCACTGTCCACCATGTCACCCACTTGCGACTCCCCAGATATCCTTGTCGGAGGGAGGCGACTGAACTGGACCGTCCAACCGTCGCGGTCCCTACCCACCAGGAGAAAGGTACAGGTGTAAGCCCTGGCAGAGGCAACACCTAACATGCAATCTCTTCTTGGAAGGAACTGTTCGATTTAGTGAAACAGGGGAGTTTCTTGAAACCTAAGTCACCTTTAAATTAcagcatttttaaaattagtaataCCGGTAAAGACAAAGTTATCGTGGAACTGAGTGGCCGAAAAGTTAAGTTTTGAATTAATCAATGAAAGATTAACATTCAGTGACCAAAAATTTGGTTATTAGTACTGAATAGCTGGTGACTGAGACATGTATTATAGATGTTAGTGAGTTATAACACCATCGATTGTCTCATAATTATTTGTAacttttgaaaaaagaaaaatacagCAATGTGATTCACAActgtaaactattttaaaatccTACTTGGGTAATTTTTGTTATAACGACCTTCAATACGGACCTTCACTACGGGAGACAGAAAGCAGATGGACAGCGCGACGTCTTACCGAACCCCAAGTAGAGCTTCACCATGTCGACAATCTCCCGGTGGGTCTTCCCCTGCTCCGGCAGCGACACGATGTACGGGTTGCCCTCGTTCCGGTGGATCACCTCCTCCTGGAAGTCCTTGTTGATCTTGCTCAGCTCCGAGTCTATCCGGCGCGCGACGGCGGGGATGTGCCTCGCGAGCCTGAACGCCACCCGCTTGCCCCGGCTCACCAGGCCTGGACACACACGCCACGAACGCCGTGGATGGTCCGCGTCCTCATCCTCACGTGGCCGACGCCACGTCGTCGCACGGAAAACTGACCCGACTACAACTGCGATGTCCGAATCTAATGATCTCTTAAGTAGTCACCAGAGAGCAGTAAATGCAGAGCACCAAAATAAaagagtttcccccccccccttcccctttccatCAGCCATCATGAGATGACAAgcacgaataaaaaaataatttactttaatgATTGAATCATTATTGTCATTGTTCGGTAAGGATGAAAATTGACATTAAATTTATACAAACAGATGAGTTTAGATCAAAGTCTGGCCCCAACACATGCTTAGACTTACATTTTTGTTGTTTCACACTAATAAACAAATGTATCTGTACTAGCCGGAGTGCTTCGCTTTGGCAGTCTACAGACAGCAATCCCTCGCGCTGCTCGCCACACACGCCCCTCGCCGTTGCAAGAGCCGTTACCATGGAAATGAAGGAAACGTAAACAATGAAATggcgaaatttcatcaagaaaaaaatttagttctgcttcaggagggttttttttttctcgaaatctcgtccagacagtgaccttcctcgtgtttcaaaggtcaattAGGCAAAAAATTTTCAAGATCAGAgcaaaactgtagatttgtaatAGAAACAAACAAATGGAAACTCAAGGACCCTGTTTTAGAAATTCTtttgaaactttttatttttaatctttatggTAAATTACAGCTCCACCCACGTGACATCTAGTGCAAGGACCACTCAAACCTGACCCCCCTTAAATATCAACCAACATGAAATGGAAGCTAACCATATATTGGTTGCACTAGGTTGTGAAAacatatggtttcatttttatatcccCAGCTACCATCATCGTAGCGAGATGAAATATATACCTGTTTTTAAGTCAAAtagtttcatcaaaatcagtTCAGTAGTTTTTGCATGATGTTCAAACAAACAGTTAcagtttcataatttatttatttatttatttattaaaatgtaatatgcCTATCTACAATTGAAGAAAACCTTATTTGATAGGCACAACATTCATAAACACAAAATactaacaaaacaataacacaggACAAAGGACAAACAAGGACAAAGATCAATAATACAATCgtcaaatgaaaattataaataaaaacagttttaacAGTATCGTGTTAATGCCAATCCAAAAAATAATACTATTAAAAAGAATGAGTAAATATATACAAGATTATAAATAAAGCAAGATAAATACAAAGTTCATTAAATGCTATAAATCTAAAATACAGCAAGGTAAAAACATCAACAGGAATTATGAAGATTATGCTTTTTCAGTTAACTTTCCGGTTTTGTTAAATTTTGATCAAATTAGAAATTAATGTAAAGATGAAATCACTCTTTTTGTGAAATATGCACAAGGTAGATTCTACGCGACTGTGAAACTGTAGGACTAAGTCCAATGTTAACAAGATTATATTTGCAGTTGATTATAAAGCTATAACAATTATTAACGCAAAGTGAATATAGGTACTGTACCGGTCAGAAAGAGAAGATAATTTAGATTGGGATAAGTGTTTTGTATCTATAAGtcctaaaattttatttatttatttaatatttaatatttgttgcatgcctacctacagcttatggccttgggtggtaggcacgatacaaacaacacagatacatacagacagaacaaaacaatacaaaatacaagacaacaaaacaaaacgatacacacagcatgcaacatttaacaattagtaaataatttatttgcaaattttataatgtagaaaataagaataacaccaaaaaaaactgAATTGATTAGATTTTATCTCGATCAGATGAATTCATGGAATTCGAAATCACTGAACAATGTTCCAGTTTGGACCTGACAACTGGGAAAGGGTTAACGCACTCACTCTCCTCCTGGAACAGGAACCCCCACAGCCAGACCCCGCCCAGCACCGCGGTCGCGGTCGCAGAGACGACCTGCCACGGCTCCCGGCCCGCCAGGTACCAGTTGCCCAGGAGCCCCTTCAGGTTCTCCTTCGCCAGGTCGAGCGCCATGCCGGGGCTCTGGGGACACCGGCGTTCCGTCAGACACAGCTCGCTACTCTGCAGCACACACCGTAGTGCAGtaacaatgtatgtacatatatataaaataaatattgtaggaTTGTACGGTCACTTATAGCAAAGGATAAATTTATACCATATTGTTGTGTCTGTATAGAATCTGgtgaacattacattttattattattatttcttttagtTTCACTTAATCAATGTTATGATTTCACTTAAAgtataatgaaatatattttggtttgttatattttttatgtattatatatatatatatatatatatatatatatatatatatatatatatatatatatatatatataatgtatcataccccagaaatggggtcgaacaatatgtaaaattaaacaaacaaaGTAATGAGACCTGGCAGCCAGGGTCACCAGATAAAATCTAAACTCAAACGACTTGATTAGTGCCGGAATGCAGAATGCTGAATTAAAGCTCTTCCCCTGTTGCAAGAAACCCTCTAAGCCCTTGTCTGGGGTGATTTAGGGGAAACCCTGGGAAAACAAAATCAGGCTTTACGGGATCAGAATTCAAATCCAGATCCTTTAGCGTGCATGTTTACTGGCTTACCACCACACCACTTTGCTCCGTACAGCTGTTCAATCCAGTGAATGGATGGGTGGTTGGAAGGGGTAACGTCTCGCAGATACAGATGGAGAGGGGAGGAGGCATGGAATGTGTTGGAGAGGAAGGAAACAAGGGCACTCGGAGGAAACCCACCAGCCCACAGCAACGTCCACCATGTTTCCCGCTTGCGAGAAATTCTTGATTTAACCccaccgggattcgaacccggatcGCATGGTGGGATGCAAGAAGTCGAACTGTGCCACTGTAGCCCTTCTAGACCACCGACTGGTTTATCAAGGGCTACCTTGAACTGTAGTGAGAGGTTTATAGTAGTTATAGATAATAAATGGTTGCAATTAGGCATATACAAACAACActaaagaacaatttttttctaacaaacACCCAGTAATTCGGGTGCCAACTAAGGAAATAAAAACACAGAATTTCCTTCAGCCTAGTATTGCACAATACCCGACTATCATTCAATCAATGCTCACATAACAATTAATACTGcagaacacatttttttctttttgtttcccATCTGCACAACAAGGAGAACGGTACGTTAAAATATAACTTCCAATCAACACAACAGAAGGAAATATTGTCTCTAAATGGAAAACGGCATGAGACCCAACTCCATAAAGCTTAAACGACTAAGCATAGGCTACATCACTTACGTGTATGTGGAAATGGCAAAAATGTTTGCCTTGGTACTGCAAACAAAGTTCAGAAAAATGGCTACTGCACCGAAAGGAGATAGGTTATCATAACATTTAAACATCTCAGTGGTCGTAACAGAGATATAACTTTGTCCTTGAAAACTGTGTTTTGTACCTGAAAAGAGATAAGATATGGGACAAGTGGCAGTTGACACATTGGCTGGTGGGTTATCTCGGAGCTCTCCCGCAAATGTTTCATTAGTATCTCTTCACCTTTTAGTCTCTAATGCCCTCAATGTCTACGATACGTTACAGCAATCCAATTACATCCATTTTATACAACAGCAactaaaaactgtttaaaatgtttaacaaTATTTATCATAAGTTTTAGTAACAGTCTGTTATGATAAATATTGAATTTTGCTTGTAAtctgctaaattaaaaaataaagaagtttaattatttttcttaacaaGCACACCATTCAGAAGCATACACCGGGTCGTAAGGAACATGAGGATGAGGCTGAGAATGACTGGCGGGACCTTAACGGGAACCGGAAGGTGAGTGAAGGAAAGGGCGTATTCCAACGCTGGAGCATGCTGCTGCAATTCGGGATCCGTGCCGGGTGACGGAGAAGGCACAACGCAGGGCAGCAAGGAGGGTGATGCGTCAGTGAAGAGGGGGAGATGCATAGACCATCGGTGGGACACGCGGAAGGAGAGGAGGAAGGTGAAAATATTGGTAAGCCTGGGCCAGGGGTTGGGGGAAGCTGGGAGATGGACTGCAGAGGGGAACGGAGCGGGAGTGGAATGAGCATgagggggacggggggggggggggcagtgagGGGTGGGAAGAATTTACGGGCTCCAcgaaatggaaaaattaattaCGGGGGAGAATTACTTGCTACTGGGCaaaagcccaattgcaagtgtaTGTGCTGACTGTTCTAACAAACAAAATAGGTCATAATGGCAGGGCTACCAAACTAATAACTTTACCATACTTGGGAGATATAAACTATAACCCTATGGAGATGTattcatttgtatttatttcaagAAGATCCCAATTGTATAGAGATGTTTTAGTTCATAAAGCACCCAAATATTGCAGTGGGGCCCTTCTAGATTGAAACATTTATAATTTCCACATACTTGCAAGCTCCATTAAAAGCCCttttttaacacaaaaatatGTCTCTTCAATTAATCTTTAGGCTATGATGAAAaagtgaattaaataataaaaccagTTGATTGGGCCCTTCTTGAAATCACCTCTTTAAttacaacataaaatttaaattaaatttgtagtcTTATTTTATTTGGCTTTGTTTAAAAGGGTGACTTTCATAACTCTTCCTCATTACGATTTCCAAAATGATGAAAAGTTCTAAATACTTATTCGATCATTATCTAAGCTATATTAGTGAACTGCAAAAGCAGCATTAATGGGACACTATTTTCTGTATGTTACTAGATGCTTATTAAGTTTAAGTAAAAGTGCTCTTAAAAGCATGTAATACTTGAGTTGTGAGCAAAACACAGGAATGTGGCAGTACAGAGAAACAGGTAAAAGAAAATTCAACATCAGCTGCATGGTAAAGTTTATTATTCCTCACAGGTCCACGAGAATCACACGATAGATGCATAATGCT is from Bacillus rossius redtenbacheri isolate Brsri chromosome 15, Brsri_v3, whole genome shotgun sequence and encodes:
- the LOC134539208 gene encoding sphingosine-1-phosphate lyase, translating into MALDLAKENLKGLLGNWYLAGREPWQVVSATATAVLGGVWLWGFLFQEESLVSRGKRVAFRLARHIPAVARRIDSELSKINKDFQEEVIHRNEGNPYIVSLPEQGKTHREIVDMVKLYLGFGDYRWQDGYVSGAVYYFDEGLIRLLTDVYGLASYTNPLHPDIFPGVCKMEAEVVRMTAELFHGGPASCGTMTTGGTESILMACKAYRDYAREEWGIKHPEIVLPTTAHPAFDKAGLYLGIRITHVPVDPETYKVDVGAMRRAVSRNTILLVGSTPNFPYGTMDDIEAVAALGLRKRVPVHVDACLGGFVIAFMRRAGYSVPPFDFAVPGVTSISADTHKYGFAPKGSSVILYSEPKYRHHQFCVTTDWPGGVYGSPTVNGSRAGGIIAACWATMISFGLEGYVDTTKKIVETTRYIVKRLSEMDSLFVFGEPATSVIAIGSRAFHIYRLSDALGKRGWNLNPLQYPPGIHLCVTHMHTAPGVAERFVADVRAELGTIMQDPGRQVDGKLAMYGMSQGIPDRSIVGDFTRFFLDSMYYTPAGRGDGPA